One genomic window of Syngnathus acus chromosome 11, fSynAcu1.2, whole genome shotgun sequence includes the following:
- the LOC119130142 gene encoding NACHT, LRR and PYD domains-containing protein 3-like isoform X1 — MALDMKIKGLLLKTLEDLGQEDFKKFKFYMNLPESVKENADRTDIAAQLMNRHGKNAGEKTIEILENITNYNLAQKLRNDLAQITGSISSVDNEQIGKFKRELQENLRKIYLNVPEGNTGYSRQEPLENVYTELNITRGVAGLPNKQHEVLQMEMCGVAEEESIQPCDIFESQKPLRTMLTVGFAGIGKTFLVRKFVLDWAGGRTNTDVDFIFPFAFRELNLEEDNSFSLPELIRLFVWESKAIKMLDHILVSLQELANCHYQSSKIKILFVLDGLDESRLKLDLSDERKVDPDVTRAYPVEVLLAHLIKGNLLPCARVWITTRPQAAHDIPPRLVDGRTEVKGFSDSQRLDYFRKRFPSEEDVIKHIQKSRTIFIMCHLPIFCWLTATVLQDCRDAGKELPETLTEMYTEFLLYHLDKSKERDSQKSTEYVKALAKLAFQHLMKKQQIFYESDLRESGLDDPQGAKHSGVFTVVFKEVPPLKKYQRKMFQFIHLTVQEYLAALYVMMSLFQDNKNVLDNSRLTRKGLLLLKRKQLTRVHEAAIRKASKSEGNLDLFLRFLLGLSLQCNQDLLGELLKVPKNYRHSKAETVRLIKRRIERNSPEENINLFYCLKELKDESLLEQIQQYLNGGELSTEDLPPAMWSALLFFLRASDEAMSCFELWKYARSEKGLLMLLPVVKASQKSMLIKCKLSKKSCEALASVLSSPGSLRELDLGYNDLHDHGLEALAAGLVKPQCTLQVLRLRNCKLSKKSCEALASVLSSPGSLRELDLSWNDLHDDGLEALAAGLAKPQCTLQVLELRKCQLSKKSCEALASVLSSPGSLSHLDLSGNNLHDDGLEALAAGLAKPQCTLQVLELMGCKISTRGCVSLAKALRSNPSHLQQLYLSSNDPGEVGKRALEEVQMDSSCSLKIKW; from the exons ATGGCTCTGGATATGAAAATCAAGGGCCTGCTGTTGAAAACGCTGGAAGACCTGGGGCAGGAGGACTTCAAGAAGTTCAAGTTTTATATGAACCTGCCCGAGAGCGTCAAAGAAAACGCAGACCGGACTGACATCGCCGCACAGCTGATGAACAGGCACGGCAAGAACGCGGGGGAGAAGACCATCGAGATTCTGGAGAACATCACCAACTACAACCTGGCCCAGAAGCTGCGTAACGACCTGGCGCAAATCACAG GTAGCATCTCCTCAGTGGATAACGAGCAGATCGGCAAATTCAAGCGGGAGCTGCAAGAGAACCTGCGGAAGATCTACCTCAACGTTCCCGAGGGCAACACGGGGTACAGCCGGCAGGAGCCTCTGGAGAACGTCTACACTGAGCTCAACATTACCCGCGGCGTCGCCGGTCTCCCCAACAAGCAGCACGAGGTCCTTCAGATGGAGATGTGCGGCGTGGCCGAGGAGGAGTCCATCCAGCCGTGCGACATCTTCGAAAGCCAGAAGCCCCTTCGCACGATGCTCACCGTGGGCTTCGCGGGCATCGGGAAGACTTTCCTGGTGCGCAAGTTTGTCCTGGACTGGGCCGGCGGGAGAACCAACACAGACGTGGACTTCATCTTTCCCTTCGCCTTCCGCGAGTTGAACTTGGAGGAGGACAATAGCTTTTCGCTGCCGGAGCTCATCCGACTCTTTGTCTGGGAGAGCAAGGCCATCAAGATGCTGGACCACATCTTGGTCAGTCTGCAAGAGTTGGCCAACTGCCACTACCAGTCCAGCAAGATCAagattttgtttgtgctggaCGGCCTGGACGAGTCCCGCCTCAAACTGGACCTGAGCGACGAGCGCAAGGTGGATCCGGACGTGACCCGAGCCTACCCCGTGGAGGTGCTCCTGGCGCATCTCATCAAGGGGAACCTGCTTCCCTGCGCCCGGGTTTGGATCACCACGCGGCCCCAGGCGGCCCACGACATCCCGCCGCGCCTGGTGGACGGCAGAACCGAGGTGAAAGGCTTCAGCGACTCCCAGAGGCTGGACTACTTCAGGAAGAGGTTCCCCTCCGAGGAGGACGTCATCAAGCACATCCAGAAGTCCCGCACCATTTTCATCATGTGCCACTTGCCCATCTTCTGCTGGCTCACCGCCACCGTTCTCCAAGACTGTCGGGATGCCGGAAAGGAGCTGCCCGAAACCCTGACCGAGATGTACACAGAGTTCCTGCTCTATCACCTGGACAAGTCCAAGGAGCGAGACAGCCAGAAGAGCACGGAGTACGTCAAAGCGCTGGCCAAGCTGGCTTTTCAACACCTGATGAAAAAGCAACAGATCTTCTACGAGAGCGACTTGCGGGAAAGCGGCTTGGATGACCCGCAGGGCGCAAAACACTCAGGAGTCTTCACCGTGGTCTTCAAGGAGGTACCCCCGCTCAAGAAATACCAACGCAAGATGTTTCAGTTCATCCACCTGACCGTCCAGGAATATCTGGCCGCTCTCTACGTGATGATGAGCTTGTTCCAGGACAACAAGAACGTGCTGGACAATTCCAGGTTGACGCGGAAAGGCCTCCTGTTGCTGAAGCGGAAGCAGCTCACTCGGGTACACGAGGCGGCCATCCGCAAAGCCTCCAAGAGTGAGGGAAACCTGGACTTGTTCCTCCGCTTCCTGCTGGGCCTCTCCTTGCAGTGCAACCAGGATCTCCTGGGTGAGCTGCTGAAGGTTCCCAAGAACTACAGACACAGCAAGGCAGAAACGGTCCGCTTGATCAAGCGACGGATCGAGCGGAATTCTCCCGAGGAGAACATCAACTTGTTCTACTGCCTGAAGGAGCTGAAGGACGAGTCCCTGCTGGAGCAGATCCAACAATACCTAAATGGGGGGGAATTGTCCACGGAGGACCTACCTCCGGCCATGTGGTCGGCCCTGCTCTTCTTCTTGCGGGCTTCCGACGAAGCCATGAGCTGCTTCGAACTCTGGAAATACGCTCGGTCCGAGAAGGGGCTCCTGATGCTGCTGCCGGTGGTCAAGGCTTCTCAAAAATCAAT GCTCATTAAATGCAagctgagcaagaaaagctgcgAGGCGCTGGCCTCCGTTCTAAGCTCGCCCGGCAGCCTGAGGGAGCTGGATCTCGGCTACAACGACTTGCACGACCACGGGCTGGAGGCGCTCGCCGCCGGACTGGTAAAGCCGCAGTGCACCTTGCAAGTTCTCAG gctcCGGAACTGCAagctgagcaagaaaagctgcgAGGCGCTGGCCTCCGTTCTAAGCTCGCCCGGCAGCCTGAGGGAGCTGGATCTCAGCTGGAACGACTTGCACGACGACGGGCTGGAGGCGCTCGCCGCCGGACTGGCAAAGCCGCAGTGCACCTTGCAAGTTCTCGA GCTCAGGAAATGCCagctgagcaagaaaagctgcgAGGCGCTGGCCTCCGTTCTAAGCTCGCCCGGCAGCCTGAGCCATCTGGATCTCAGCGGGAACAACTTGCACGACGACGGGCTGGAGGCGCTCGCCGCCGGACTGGCAAAGCCGCAGTGCACCTTGCAAGTTCTCGA gctcATGGGGTGCAAGATCAGCACACGAGGATGCGTCTCACTGGCCAAGGCTCTCCGGTCCAACCCCTCACACCTCCAACAGCTGTACCTGAGCTCGAATGACCCCGGAGAGGTAGGAAAGCGGGCCTTGGAGGAGGTCCAAATGGATTCTAGCTGCAGTCTGAAGATCAAGTGGTAG
- the LOC119130142 gene encoding NACHT, LRR and PYD domains-containing protein 3-like isoform X3, producing MALDMKIKGLLLKTLEDLGQEDFKKFKFYMNLPESVKENADRTDIAAQLMNRHGKNAGEKTIEILENITNYNLAQKLRNDLAQITGSISSVDNEQIGKFKRELQENLRKIYLNVPEGNTGYSRQEPLENVYTELNITRGVAGLPNKQHEVLQMEMCGVAEEESIQPCDIFESQKPLRTMLTVGFAGIGKTFLVRKFVLDWAGGRTNTDVDFIFPFAFRELNLEEDNSFSLPELIRLFVWESKAIKMLDHILVSLQELANCHYQSSKIKILFVLDGLDESRLKLDLSDERKVDPDVTRAYPVEVLLAHLIKGNLLPCARVWITTRPQAAHDIPPRLVDGRTEVKGFSDSQRLDYFRKRFPSEEDVIKHIQKSRTIFIMCHLPIFCWLTATVLQDCRDAGKELPETLTEMYTEFLLYHLDKSKERDSQKSTEYVKALAKLAFQHLMKKQQIFYESDLRESGLDDPQGAKHSGVFTVVFKEVPPLKKYQRKMFQFIHLTVQEYLAALYVMMSLFQDNKNVLDNSRLTRKGLLLLKRKQLTRVHEAAIRKASKSEGNLDLFLRFLLGLSLQCNQDLLGELLKVPKNYRHSKAETVRLIKRRIERNSPEENINLFYCLKELKDESLLEQIQQYLNGGELSTEDLPPAMWSALLFFLRASDEAMSCFELWKYARSEKGLLMLLPVVKASQKSMLRKCQLSKKSCEALASVLSSPGSLSHLDLSGNNLHDDGLEALAAGLAKPQCTLQVLELMGCKISTRGCVSLAKALRSNPSHLQQLYLSSNDPGEVGKRALEEVQMDSSCSLKIKW from the exons ATGGCTCTGGATATGAAAATCAAGGGCCTGCTGTTGAAAACGCTGGAAGACCTGGGGCAGGAGGACTTCAAGAAGTTCAAGTTTTATATGAACCTGCCCGAGAGCGTCAAAGAAAACGCAGACCGGACTGACATCGCCGCACAGCTGATGAACAGGCACGGCAAGAACGCGGGGGAGAAGACCATCGAGATTCTGGAGAACATCACCAACTACAACCTGGCCCAGAAGCTGCGTAACGACCTGGCGCAAATCACAG GTAGCATCTCCTCAGTGGATAACGAGCAGATCGGCAAATTCAAGCGGGAGCTGCAAGAGAACCTGCGGAAGATCTACCTCAACGTTCCCGAGGGCAACACGGGGTACAGCCGGCAGGAGCCTCTGGAGAACGTCTACACTGAGCTCAACATTACCCGCGGCGTCGCCGGTCTCCCCAACAAGCAGCACGAGGTCCTTCAGATGGAGATGTGCGGCGTGGCCGAGGAGGAGTCCATCCAGCCGTGCGACATCTTCGAAAGCCAGAAGCCCCTTCGCACGATGCTCACCGTGGGCTTCGCGGGCATCGGGAAGACTTTCCTGGTGCGCAAGTTTGTCCTGGACTGGGCCGGCGGGAGAACCAACACAGACGTGGACTTCATCTTTCCCTTCGCCTTCCGCGAGTTGAACTTGGAGGAGGACAATAGCTTTTCGCTGCCGGAGCTCATCCGACTCTTTGTCTGGGAGAGCAAGGCCATCAAGATGCTGGACCACATCTTGGTCAGTCTGCAAGAGTTGGCCAACTGCCACTACCAGTCCAGCAAGATCAagattttgtttgtgctggaCGGCCTGGACGAGTCCCGCCTCAAACTGGACCTGAGCGACGAGCGCAAGGTGGATCCGGACGTGACCCGAGCCTACCCCGTGGAGGTGCTCCTGGCGCATCTCATCAAGGGGAACCTGCTTCCCTGCGCCCGGGTTTGGATCACCACGCGGCCCCAGGCGGCCCACGACATCCCGCCGCGCCTGGTGGACGGCAGAACCGAGGTGAAAGGCTTCAGCGACTCCCAGAGGCTGGACTACTTCAGGAAGAGGTTCCCCTCCGAGGAGGACGTCATCAAGCACATCCAGAAGTCCCGCACCATTTTCATCATGTGCCACTTGCCCATCTTCTGCTGGCTCACCGCCACCGTTCTCCAAGACTGTCGGGATGCCGGAAAGGAGCTGCCCGAAACCCTGACCGAGATGTACACAGAGTTCCTGCTCTATCACCTGGACAAGTCCAAGGAGCGAGACAGCCAGAAGAGCACGGAGTACGTCAAAGCGCTGGCCAAGCTGGCTTTTCAACACCTGATGAAAAAGCAACAGATCTTCTACGAGAGCGACTTGCGGGAAAGCGGCTTGGATGACCCGCAGGGCGCAAAACACTCAGGAGTCTTCACCGTGGTCTTCAAGGAGGTACCCCCGCTCAAGAAATACCAACGCAAGATGTTTCAGTTCATCCACCTGACCGTCCAGGAATATCTGGCCGCTCTCTACGTGATGATGAGCTTGTTCCAGGACAACAAGAACGTGCTGGACAATTCCAGGTTGACGCGGAAAGGCCTCCTGTTGCTGAAGCGGAAGCAGCTCACTCGGGTACACGAGGCGGCCATCCGCAAAGCCTCCAAGAGTGAGGGAAACCTGGACTTGTTCCTCCGCTTCCTGCTGGGCCTCTCCTTGCAGTGCAACCAGGATCTCCTGGGTGAGCTGCTGAAGGTTCCCAAGAACTACAGACACAGCAAGGCAGAAACGGTCCGCTTGATCAAGCGACGGATCGAGCGGAATTCTCCCGAGGAGAACATCAACTTGTTCTACTGCCTGAAGGAGCTGAAGGACGAGTCCCTGCTGGAGCAGATCCAACAATACCTAAATGGGGGGGAATTGTCCACGGAGGACCTACCTCCGGCCATGTGGTCGGCCCTGCTCTTCTTCTTGCGGGCTTCCGACGAAGCCATGAGCTGCTTCGAACTCTGGAAATACGCTCGGTCCGAGAAGGGGCTCCTGATGCTGCTGCCGGTGGTCAAGGCTTCTCAAAAATCAAT GCTCAGGAAATGCCagctgagcaagaaaagctgcgAGGCGCTGGCCTCCGTTCTAAGCTCGCCCGGCAGCCTGAGCCATCTGGATCTCAGCGGGAACAACTTGCACGACGACGGGCTGGAGGCGCTCGCCGCCGGACTGGCAAAGCCGCAGTGCACCTTGCAAGTTCTCGA gctcATGGGGTGCAAGATCAGCACACGAGGATGCGTCTCACTGGCCAAGGCTCTCCGGTCCAACCCCTCACACCTCCAACAGCTGTACCTGAGCTCGAATGACCCCGGAGAGGTAGGAAAGCGGGCCTTGGAGGAGGTCCAAATGGATTCTAGCTGCAGTCTGAAGATCAAGTGGTAG
- the LOC119130142 gene encoding NACHT, LRR and PYD domains-containing protein 3-like isoform X2, with protein sequence MALDMKIKGLLLKTLEDLGQEDFKKFKFYMNLPESVKENADRTDIAAQLMNRHGKNAGEKTIEILENITNYNLAQKLRNDLAQITGSISSVDNEQIGKFKRELQENLRKIYLNVPEGNTGYSRQEPLENVYTELNITRGVAGLPNKQHEVLQMEMCGVAEEESIQPCDIFESQKPLRTMLTVGFAGIGKTFLVRKFVLDWAGGRTNTDVDFIFPFAFRELNLEEDNSFSLPELIRLFVWESKAIKMLDHILVSLQELANCHYQSSKIKILFVLDGLDESRLKLDLSDERKVDPDVTRAYPVEVLLAHLIKGNLLPCARVWITTRPQAAHDIPPRLVDGRTEVKGFSDSQRLDYFRKRFPSEEDVIKHIQKSRTIFIMCHLPIFCWLTATVLQDCRDAGKELPETLTEMYTEFLLYHLDKSKERDSQKSTEYVKALAKLAFQHLMKKQQIFYESDLRESGLDDPQGAKHSGVFTVVFKEVPPLKKYQRKMFQFIHLTVQEYLAALYVMMSLFQDNKNVLDNSRLTRKGLLLLKRKQLTRVHEAAIRKASKSEGNLDLFLRFLLGLSLQCNQDLLGELLKVPKNYRHSKAETVRLIKRRIERNSPEENINLFYCLKELKDESLLEQIQQYLNGGELSTEDLPPAMWSALLFFLRASDEAMSCFELWKYARSEKGLLMLLPVVKASQKSMLRNCKLSKKSCEALASVLSSPGSLRELDLSWNDLHDDGLEALAAGLAKPQCTLQVLELRKCQLSKKSCEALASVLSSPGSLSHLDLSGNNLHDDGLEALAAGLAKPQCTLQVLELMGCKISTRGCVSLAKALRSNPSHLQQLYLSSNDPGEVGKRALEEVQMDSSCSLKIKW encoded by the exons ATGGCTCTGGATATGAAAATCAAGGGCCTGCTGTTGAAAACGCTGGAAGACCTGGGGCAGGAGGACTTCAAGAAGTTCAAGTTTTATATGAACCTGCCCGAGAGCGTCAAAGAAAACGCAGACCGGACTGACATCGCCGCACAGCTGATGAACAGGCACGGCAAGAACGCGGGGGAGAAGACCATCGAGATTCTGGAGAACATCACCAACTACAACCTGGCCCAGAAGCTGCGTAACGACCTGGCGCAAATCACAG GTAGCATCTCCTCAGTGGATAACGAGCAGATCGGCAAATTCAAGCGGGAGCTGCAAGAGAACCTGCGGAAGATCTACCTCAACGTTCCCGAGGGCAACACGGGGTACAGCCGGCAGGAGCCTCTGGAGAACGTCTACACTGAGCTCAACATTACCCGCGGCGTCGCCGGTCTCCCCAACAAGCAGCACGAGGTCCTTCAGATGGAGATGTGCGGCGTGGCCGAGGAGGAGTCCATCCAGCCGTGCGACATCTTCGAAAGCCAGAAGCCCCTTCGCACGATGCTCACCGTGGGCTTCGCGGGCATCGGGAAGACTTTCCTGGTGCGCAAGTTTGTCCTGGACTGGGCCGGCGGGAGAACCAACACAGACGTGGACTTCATCTTTCCCTTCGCCTTCCGCGAGTTGAACTTGGAGGAGGACAATAGCTTTTCGCTGCCGGAGCTCATCCGACTCTTTGTCTGGGAGAGCAAGGCCATCAAGATGCTGGACCACATCTTGGTCAGTCTGCAAGAGTTGGCCAACTGCCACTACCAGTCCAGCAAGATCAagattttgtttgtgctggaCGGCCTGGACGAGTCCCGCCTCAAACTGGACCTGAGCGACGAGCGCAAGGTGGATCCGGACGTGACCCGAGCCTACCCCGTGGAGGTGCTCCTGGCGCATCTCATCAAGGGGAACCTGCTTCCCTGCGCCCGGGTTTGGATCACCACGCGGCCCCAGGCGGCCCACGACATCCCGCCGCGCCTGGTGGACGGCAGAACCGAGGTGAAAGGCTTCAGCGACTCCCAGAGGCTGGACTACTTCAGGAAGAGGTTCCCCTCCGAGGAGGACGTCATCAAGCACATCCAGAAGTCCCGCACCATTTTCATCATGTGCCACTTGCCCATCTTCTGCTGGCTCACCGCCACCGTTCTCCAAGACTGTCGGGATGCCGGAAAGGAGCTGCCCGAAACCCTGACCGAGATGTACACAGAGTTCCTGCTCTATCACCTGGACAAGTCCAAGGAGCGAGACAGCCAGAAGAGCACGGAGTACGTCAAAGCGCTGGCCAAGCTGGCTTTTCAACACCTGATGAAAAAGCAACAGATCTTCTACGAGAGCGACTTGCGGGAAAGCGGCTTGGATGACCCGCAGGGCGCAAAACACTCAGGAGTCTTCACCGTGGTCTTCAAGGAGGTACCCCCGCTCAAGAAATACCAACGCAAGATGTTTCAGTTCATCCACCTGACCGTCCAGGAATATCTGGCCGCTCTCTACGTGATGATGAGCTTGTTCCAGGACAACAAGAACGTGCTGGACAATTCCAGGTTGACGCGGAAAGGCCTCCTGTTGCTGAAGCGGAAGCAGCTCACTCGGGTACACGAGGCGGCCATCCGCAAAGCCTCCAAGAGTGAGGGAAACCTGGACTTGTTCCTCCGCTTCCTGCTGGGCCTCTCCTTGCAGTGCAACCAGGATCTCCTGGGTGAGCTGCTGAAGGTTCCCAAGAACTACAGACACAGCAAGGCAGAAACGGTCCGCTTGATCAAGCGACGGATCGAGCGGAATTCTCCCGAGGAGAACATCAACTTGTTCTACTGCCTGAAGGAGCTGAAGGACGAGTCCCTGCTGGAGCAGATCCAACAATACCTAAATGGGGGGGAATTGTCCACGGAGGACCTACCTCCGGCCATGTGGTCGGCCCTGCTCTTCTTCTTGCGGGCTTCCGACGAAGCCATGAGCTGCTTCGAACTCTGGAAATACGCTCGGTCCGAGAAGGGGCTCCTGATGCTGCTGCCGGTGGTCAAGGCTTCTCAAAAATCAAT gctcCGGAACTGCAagctgagcaagaaaagctgcgAGGCGCTGGCCTCCGTTCTAAGCTCGCCCGGCAGCCTGAGGGAGCTGGATCTCAGCTGGAACGACTTGCACGACGACGGGCTGGAGGCGCTCGCCGCCGGACTGGCAAAGCCGCAGTGCACCTTGCAAGTTCTCGA GCTCAGGAAATGCCagctgagcaagaaaagctgcgAGGCGCTGGCCTCCGTTCTAAGCTCGCCCGGCAGCCTGAGCCATCTGGATCTCAGCGGGAACAACTTGCACGACGACGGGCTGGAGGCGCTCGCCGCCGGACTGGCAAAGCCGCAGTGCACCTTGCAAGTTCTCGA gctcATGGGGTGCAAGATCAGCACACGAGGATGCGTCTCACTGGCCAAGGCTCTCCGGTCCAACCCCTCACACCTCCAACAGCTGTACCTGAGCTCGAATGACCCCGGAGAGGTAGGAAAGCGGGCCTTGGAGGAGGTCCAAATGGATTCTAGCTGCAGTCTGAAGATCAAGTGGTAG
- the LOC119130142 gene encoding protein NLRC3-like isoform X4, translating to MALDMKIKGLLLKTLEDLGQEDFKKFKFYMNLPESVKENADRTDIAAQLMNRHGKNAGEKTIEILENITNYNLAQKLRNDLAQITGSISSVDNEQIGKFKRELQENLRKIYLNVPEGNTGYSRQEPLENVYTELNITRGVAGLPNKQHEVLQMEMCGVAEEESIQPCDIFESQKPLRTMLTVGFAGIGKTFLVRKFVLDWAGGRTNTDVDFIFPFAFRELNLEEDNSFSLPELIRLFVWESKAIKMLDHILVSLQELANCHYQSSKIKILFVLDGLDESRLKLDLSDERKVDPDVTRAYPVEVLLAHLIKGNLLPCARVWITTRPQAAHDIPPRLVDGRTEVKGFSDSQRLDYFRKRFPSEEDVIKHIQKSRTIFIMCHLPIFCWLTATVLQDCRDAGKELPETLTEMYTEFLLYHLDKSKERDSQKSTEYVKALAKLAFQHLMKKQQIFYESDLRESGLDDPQGAKHSGVFTVVFKEVPPLKKYQRKMFQFIHLTVQEYLAALYVMMSLFQDNKNVLDNSRLTRKGLLLLKRKQLTRVHEAAIRKASKSEGNLDLFLRFLLGLSLQCNQDLLGELLKVPKNYRHSKAETVRLIKRRIERNSPEENINLFYCLKELKDESLLEQIQQYLNGGELSTEDLPPAMWSALLFFLRASDEAMSCFELWKYARSEKGLLMLLPVVKASQKSMLMGCKISTRGCVSLAKALRSNPSHLQQLYLSSNDPGEVGKRALEEVQMDSSCSLKIKW from the exons ATGGCTCTGGATATGAAAATCAAGGGCCTGCTGTTGAAAACGCTGGAAGACCTGGGGCAGGAGGACTTCAAGAAGTTCAAGTTTTATATGAACCTGCCCGAGAGCGTCAAAGAAAACGCAGACCGGACTGACATCGCCGCACAGCTGATGAACAGGCACGGCAAGAACGCGGGGGAGAAGACCATCGAGATTCTGGAGAACATCACCAACTACAACCTGGCCCAGAAGCTGCGTAACGACCTGGCGCAAATCACAG GTAGCATCTCCTCAGTGGATAACGAGCAGATCGGCAAATTCAAGCGGGAGCTGCAAGAGAACCTGCGGAAGATCTACCTCAACGTTCCCGAGGGCAACACGGGGTACAGCCGGCAGGAGCCTCTGGAGAACGTCTACACTGAGCTCAACATTACCCGCGGCGTCGCCGGTCTCCCCAACAAGCAGCACGAGGTCCTTCAGATGGAGATGTGCGGCGTGGCCGAGGAGGAGTCCATCCAGCCGTGCGACATCTTCGAAAGCCAGAAGCCCCTTCGCACGATGCTCACCGTGGGCTTCGCGGGCATCGGGAAGACTTTCCTGGTGCGCAAGTTTGTCCTGGACTGGGCCGGCGGGAGAACCAACACAGACGTGGACTTCATCTTTCCCTTCGCCTTCCGCGAGTTGAACTTGGAGGAGGACAATAGCTTTTCGCTGCCGGAGCTCATCCGACTCTTTGTCTGGGAGAGCAAGGCCATCAAGATGCTGGACCACATCTTGGTCAGTCTGCAAGAGTTGGCCAACTGCCACTACCAGTCCAGCAAGATCAagattttgtttgtgctggaCGGCCTGGACGAGTCCCGCCTCAAACTGGACCTGAGCGACGAGCGCAAGGTGGATCCGGACGTGACCCGAGCCTACCCCGTGGAGGTGCTCCTGGCGCATCTCATCAAGGGGAACCTGCTTCCCTGCGCCCGGGTTTGGATCACCACGCGGCCCCAGGCGGCCCACGACATCCCGCCGCGCCTGGTGGACGGCAGAACCGAGGTGAAAGGCTTCAGCGACTCCCAGAGGCTGGACTACTTCAGGAAGAGGTTCCCCTCCGAGGAGGACGTCATCAAGCACATCCAGAAGTCCCGCACCATTTTCATCATGTGCCACTTGCCCATCTTCTGCTGGCTCACCGCCACCGTTCTCCAAGACTGTCGGGATGCCGGAAAGGAGCTGCCCGAAACCCTGACCGAGATGTACACAGAGTTCCTGCTCTATCACCTGGACAAGTCCAAGGAGCGAGACAGCCAGAAGAGCACGGAGTACGTCAAAGCGCTGGCCAAGCTGGCTTTTCAACACCTGATGAAAAAGCAACAGATCTTCTACGAGAGCGACTTGCGGGAAAGCGGCTTGGATGACCCGCAGGGCGCAAAACACTCAGGAGTCTTCACCGTGGTCTTCAAGGAGGTACCCCCGCTCAAGAAATACCAACGCAAGATGTTTCAGTTCATCCACCTGACCGTCCAGGAATATCTGGCCGCTCTCTACGTGATGATGAGCTTGTTCCAGGACAACAAGAACGTGCTGGACAATTCCAGGTTGACGCGGAAAGGCCTCCTGTTGCTGAAGCGGAAGCAGCTCACTCGGGTACACGAGGCGGCCATCCGCAAAGCCTCCAAGAGTGAGGGAAACCTGGACTTGTTCCTCCGCTTCCTGCTGGGCCTCTCCTTGCAGTGCAACCAGGATCTCCTGGGTGAGCTGCTGAAGGTTCCCAAGAACTACAGACACAGCAAGGCAGAAACGGTCCGCTTGATCAAGCGACGGATCGAGCGGAATTCTCCCGAGGAGAACATCAACTTGTTCTACTGCCTGAAGGAGCTGAAGGACGAGTCCCTGCTGGAGCAGATCCAACAATACCTAAATGGGGGGGAATTGTCCACGGAGGACCTACCTCCGGCCATGTGGTCGGCCCTGCTCTTCTTCTTGCGGGCTTCCGACGAAGCCATGAGCTGCTTCGAACTCTGGAAATACGCTCGGTCCGAGAAGGGGCTCCTGATGCTGCTGCCGGTGGTCAAGGCTTCTCAAAAATCAAT gctcATGGGGTGCAAGATCAGCACACGAGGATGCGTCTCACTGGCCAAGGCTCTCCGGTCCAACCCCTCACACCTCCAACAGCTGTACCTGAGCTCGAATGACCCCGGAGAGGTAGGAAAGCGGGCCTTGGAGGAGGTCCAAATGGATTCTAGCTGCAGTCTGAAGATCAAGTGGTAG